One Chitinophagales bacterium genomic window carries:
- the holA gene encoding DNA polymerase III subunit delta, with translation MTEYKKIIHDVKNKILHPIYLLHGEEPFFIDRVASYLEQHLLDEPEKTFNQTIIYGRDASYQLLIDALMRYPVMASQQLVILKEAQDFRELDRLQAYFENPMKSTVFVICYKYKTIDKRSRLFKLLSAKGVVMQSNKLYDNQVPAFIEEVAREMKLTLTPDAVTMMSEYIGNNLSQIVHELEKLKVGVGVQEPVQPDHVARLIGISREFNVFELTRALARRDKRQVFRIIKYFETHPKGNDPVMILAMLYAFFSKALVLQAENKTPEEMRGQLQIRSRFMEEDLKNYRKHYRPQEITKIMHLLHEYDLKIKGVDYAGTDKSVLLTELAYRILN, from the coding sequence ATGACCGAGTACAAGAAAATTATCCATGATGTAAAAAATAAAATTTTGCACCCAATATACCTTTTGCATGGGGAGGAGCCTTTTTTTATTGATCGCGTTGCATCGTATCTGGAGCAACATCTGCTGGATGAACCGGAAAAAACGTTTAACCAAACAATTATTTATGGAAGAGACGCCTCCTATCAGCTTTTGATTGATGCGCTGATGCGCTATCCCGTGATGGCAAGTCAACAGCTGGTGATTTTAAAAGAGGCTCAGGATTTCAGAGAGCTGGATCGGCTTCAGGCCTATTTTGAAAACCCTATGAAATCAACCGTGTTTGTCATTTGCTACAAATACAAGACGATCGACAAACGCAGCCGTTTGTTTAAGTTGCTGTCTGCAAAAGGTGTGGTAATGCAGAGCAATAAACTGTATGATAATCAGGTTCCGGCATTTATTGAAGAAGTGGCACGGGAAATGAAACTTACACTTACACCCGATGCCGTGACTATGATGAGTGAATATATCGGAAACAATCTTTCCCAAATCGTGCATGAACTGGAAAAACTAAAAGTAGGGGTAGGCGTGCAGGAACCTGTTCAGCCCGATCATGTGGCCCGCCTCATTGGCATAAGCCGGGAGTTTAACGTATTTGAGCTTACGCGGGCACTTGCCCGCAGGGACAAACGCCAGGTGTTCCGTATTATAAAATATTTTGAAACACATCCCAAAGGCAATGATCCGGTGATGATTCTGGCTATGTTGTACGCCTTTTTCAGCAAAGCCTTAGTACTGCAGGCCGAAAACAAAACACCCGAAGAAATGCGGGGACAGCTTCAAATTCGTTCACGCTTTATGGAAGAAGACCTTAAAAACTATCGCAAGCACTATCGTCCCCAGGAAATTACTAAGATCATGCACCTGTTGCATGAATATGACCTGAAAATAAAAGGGGTGGATTATGCCGGCACCGATAAAAGCGTGTTGCTGACCGAGCTGGCATATCGCATACTCAATTAA
- the crcB gene encoding putative fluoride ion transporter CrcB translates to MRLLLIIGAGSFMGGIFRFLLSRCIQEKIFTSFPLGTLSVNIIGCFLIGCVFGLSEKSDLSQEWRLFMVTGLCGGFTTFSAFSQETLSLLRDGQYAYAGIYVGASLLLGLISTLAGIYTLKLL, encoded by the coding sequence TTGAGACTGCTGCTTATCATAGGAGCGGGAAGTTTTATGGGCGGAATATTCCGATTCCTGCTTTCGCGCTGCATACAGGAAAAAATTTTTACCAGCTTTCCTTTGGGAACCCTCAGCGTAAACATAATCGGATGCTTCCTGATTGGATGTGTTTTCGGGCTGAGTGAAAAATCAGATCTCTCACAGGAATGGCGCCTGTTTATGGTTACAGGTTTATGCGGTGGATTTACCACCTTTTCTGCCTTTTCACAGGAAACACTCAGTCTGCTTCGCGATGGCCAATATGCCTATGCCGGCATTTATGTTGGTGCCAGCCTGTTGCTGGGTTTGATAAGCACTCTTGCTGGAATATACACCCTTAAACTGCTTTGA
- the lepB gene encoding signal peptidase I, which yields MIYILIFLPMVSFSLIVMLLGNFFERAGMDKSKARIPIVNLWYLFPITERSPLWGIFYFIPYLNLILIIWLITEFLKAFDRRDILSQVLGIFLGYIYLPILNYTSKITYRQSSAAEKSTVREWADALIFAVVAATIIRTFIMEAYTIPTGSMEKTLLVGDFLFVSKFHYGPRVPMTPLSFPLTHNTLPLTGTNSYVEWIKLPYYRLPRLEDIKRYDIVVFNWPQQDNRPVDKRDNYIKRCVGLPGDTILVVQGILYVNGKRAYEPEYMQYQYFVQTDGTPFSTQLLEEYDITDAMRVASNKGLYLMNLTRANYERIKSLPFVKSVEPKVSPKGQIEPQRYYFPPDIKKYPYNVDYYGPVTVPFKGQVIELNTHNLPLYYRLITLYEQNSLEVKDDKIFINGEQTATYTVKMNYYWMMGDNRHNSEDSRFWGFVPEDHIVGKAWIIWLSLDKGKSLLHKVRWNRIFNIIQGAPLSPESAN from the coding sequence ATGATATACATCCTCATCTTCCTGCCGATGGTCAGCTTTTCACTTATTGTGATGTTGCTGGGCAACTTCTTTGAGCGTGCCGGAATGGACAAAAGCAAAGCACGCATCCCCATTGTGAACCTTTGGTATCTTTTCCCCATAACGGAGCGCAGCCCGCTATGGGGAATATTTTACTTCATACCTTACCTGAATCTGATTCTGATTATCTGGCTTATCACGGAATTTCTAAAGGCTTTTGACAGACGCGATATCCTTTCGCAGGTGCTGGGAATTTTTCTCGGCTACATCTATTTGCCCATACTAAACTATACCTCAAAAATCACCTATCGCCAGAGCTCTGCAGCTGAAAAATCCACTGTAAGGGAGTGGGCCGATGCACTCATATTTGCTGTGGTTGCTGCTACTATCATCCGTACTTTCATTATGGAGGCCTATACTATCCCCACCGGGTCTATGGAAAAAACACTGCTCGTAGGCGACTTCCTGTTTGTGAGTAAATTTCATTACGGCCCCCGTGTTCCCATGACTCCGCTTTCCTTTCCCTTAACGCACAATACACTCCCGCTTACCGGCACCAACTCTTATGTGGAATGGATTAAACTACCCTACTACCGACTTCCCCGCCTTGAAGATATTAAGCGCTATGATATTGTCGTATTCAACTGGCCTCAGCAAGACAACCGCCCGGTGGACAAACGAGATAATTATATTAAACGCTGTGTGGGGCTGCCCGGTGATACAATCCTTGTAGTACAGGGGATATTATACGTCAACGGTAAACGCGCCTATGAGCCGGAATACATGCAATATCAGTATTTCGTGCAAACCGATGGCACCCCTTTTTCTACACAACTGCTGGAAGAATATGACATCACCGATGCCATGCGCGTGGCGTCTAACAAAGGCCTGTATCTTATGAATCTCACCCGGGCCAACTATGAGCGCATAAAAAGCCTGCCGTTCGTCAAATCCGTGGAGCCCAAAGTATCTCCCAAAGGGCAAATAGAACCTCAGCGCTATTATTTCCCGCCCGATATCAAAAAGTACCCGTATAACGTGGACTATTACGGCCCGGTCACGGTGCCTTTTAAAGGGCAGGTCATTGAGCTAAATACCCATAATCTTCCCCTCTACTATCGCCTGATTACGCTATATGAACAAAATTCGCTGGAGGTGAAAGATGATAAAATTTTCATCAACGGAGAGCAGACAGCCACATACACCGTTAAGATGAATTATTACTGGATGATGGGTGATAACCGGCATAACTCTGAAGACTCGCGCTTCTGGGGATTTGTTCCTGAAGATCACATCGTGGGTAAAGCATGGATTATCTGGCTCTCGCTGGATAAGGGCAAAAGCCTGCTGCATAAGGTGCGCTGGAATCGCATCTTTAACATCATTCAGGGAGCTCCACTCTCTCCGGAATCTGCAAACTAA
- a CDS encoding protein-tyrosine-phosphatase, whose protein sequence is MKKKILVLCTGNSCRSQMAEGYLRHFSRGKADIYSAGIEAHGVNPRAVEVMLEDGIDISGHTSNHVDEYMHIPFDYIVTVCDHASEQCPIFPGKAQRFHRNFPDPAKATGSEEEIKAAFRKVRDAIKEYCREFSEKYIT, encoded by the coding sequence ATGAAGAAGAAAATTCTGGTATTATGTACAGGCAACAGCTGTCGTAGTCAGATGGCGGAGGGTTATCTGCGACACTTTAGCCGGGGCAAGGCCGACATTTACAGTGCTGGCATTGAAGCACATGGCGTCAACCCGCGCGCAGTGGAAGTGATGCTTGAGGATGGCATAGACATTTCCGGGCATACTTCCAATCACGTAGATGAATACATGCATATTCCTTTTGACTACATTGTTACCGTTTGCGATCATGCCAGCGAACAATGTCCCATTTTCCCCGGAAAAGCACAACGTTTCCACCGCAACTTTCCTGACCCGGCCAAAGCCACCGGGTCCGAAGAGGAGATTAAGGCGGCATTCAGAAAAGTAAGAGATGCTATAAAAGAATACTGCCGGGAATTTTCAGAAAAATATATCACCTGA
- the arsM gene encoding arsenite S-adenosylmethyltransferase, giving the protein MQIENELKKMVKEKYSSIASQSREQNAASCCGATCGCSDVTHIMADSYKNMAGYVPDADLGLGCGLPTRFAMIKKGDTVVDLGSGAGNDCFVARAETGESGRVIGIDMTEAMIERARQNAEKLAYQNVEFILGEIENIPLPSSLADVVISNCVLNLVPDKRRAFAEIFRILKLGGHFSISDVVRIGNLPGKIMEASEMYAGCIAGALQKSDYLAIIQETGFINLTIQQEKVISIPDSILMNYLNTAELHDYKNSGAGIFSITVYAEKPLV; this is encoded by the coding sequence ATGCAAATAGAAAATGAACTTAAGAAAATGGTAAAAGAAAAATACAGCAGCATAGCCAGCCAATCCCGTGAACAGAACGCTGCTTCCTGCTGCGGAGCAACCTGCGGCTGCAGCGATGTCACCCATATCATGGCCGACAGTTATAAGAATATGGCGGGCTATGTCCCCGATGCTGATCTCGGTTTGGGATGTGGCCTTCCAACCCGTTTCGCCATGATAAAAAAAGGCGATACGGTAGTAGATCTCGGTTCAGGGGCCGGTAATGATTGCTTTGTTGCCCGAGCTGAAACGGGTGAATCCGGAAGGGTCATCGGCATTGATATGACCGAGGCAATGATTGAACGTGCACGTCAAAATGCGGAAAAACTAGCATATCAGAATGTGGAATTCATTTTAGGTGAAATTGAGAACATCCCGCTGCCATCCTCTTTGGCTGACGTAGTAATCAGCAACTGTGTACTCAATCTGGTGCCTGACAAACGCAGGGCCTTTGCAGAAATCTTCCGCATTCTGAAGCTTGGAGGACACTTCTCCATTTCCGATGTTGTAAGGATAGGCAACCTACCGGGGAAAATCATGGAGGCATCCGAAATGTATGCAGGCTGTATTGCCGGAGCTCTTCAAAAATCAGACTATCTGGCAATCATTCAAGAAACCGGATTCATCAATCTGACTATACAACAGGAAAAAGTCATTTCCATTCCCGATTCTATTCTTATGAACTATTTGAACACTGCCGAACTCCACGACTATAAAAACAGTGGCGCAGGCATTTTCAGTATCACTGTTTACGCTGAAAAACCTCTTGTTTAA
- the porY gene encoding two-component sensor histidine kinase, with amino-acid sequence MKHSLQGISWQAFLLLIAVAIIGVSLWYTNRLARDMAQREKQEAELWASAYKNIILAPESADVSFEFEVVRKNDRIPLILTDADGKVLNFRNIDSLKAARPGYLEKRIRKMKSQNTPIVLEISPEAKNFIYYEDSNLLRRLRIFPLVQLSIITGFLVFAYVLFTTARTAEQNQLWVGMAKETAHQLGTPISSLAAWLDLLRGKKYDDELKPVLDEIQKDIDRLELVADRFSKIGSAPGLQEAPLKPLLAKAVEYVRKRSSDQVKVELHAPEDATALLNAQLFDWVVENLLKNALDSMGGRGVISIHLIKDRNKIFIDVKDSGKGIPKSLFKTIFRPGFSTKKRGWGLGLALSKRIIEQYHKGKIFVKESELNKGTTFRIVLSSSDTGNT; translated from the coding sequence ATGAAGCATTCCCTGCAAGGGATTAGCTGGCAGGCCTTTCTGCTGCTCATTGCGGTGGCCATCATTGGCGTTTCGCTGTGGTACACCAACCGACTGGCACGTGATATGGCTCAACGCGAGAAACAAGAGGCTGAATTGTGGGCCAGTGCCTACAAAAACATTATTCTCGCTCCGGAATCAGCTGATGTGAGTTTTGAATTTGAAGTGGTACGCAAAAACGATCGTATTCCCCTCATTCTTACTGATGCAGACGGTAAGGTACTCAACTTCCGCAATATTGATTCCCTGAAGGCCGCACGTCCGGGATATCTGGAAAAACGCATCCGCAAAATGAAAAGCCAGAACACGCCCATCGTCCTGGAAATCAGCCCGGAAGCAAAAAATTTTATCTACTATGAAGACTCCAACCTGCTGAGGCGTCTGCGCATCTTTCCTCTGGTGCAACTGAGCATTATTACCGGCTTTTTGGTTTTTGCATACGTGCTGTTTACCACAGCCCGGACAGCTGAACAAAATCAGCTCTGGGTGGGAATGGCAAAAGAAACTGCCCATCAGTTGGGAACGCCTATCTCTTCGCTGGCTGCCTGGCTGGATCTGTTACGGGGAAAAAAATATGATGATGAACTGAAGCCTGTTCTGGATGAAATTCAAAAAGATATTGACCGGCTGGAGCTCGTAGCTGACCGCTTTTCAAAAATCGGTTCTGCACCGGGGCTGCAGGAGGCGCCTTTGAAGCCCCTGCTGGCTAAAGCAGTAGAATACGTCAGAAAACGCAGCTCCGACCAGGTAAAAGTAGAGCTACATGCTCCCGAAGATGCAACGGCCTTGCTAAACGCACAGCTCTTTGACTGGGTTGTTGAAAATCTGCTGAAAAATGCTCTGGATTCTATGGGAGGCAGGGGCGTCATTTCCATCCACCTGATTAAAGACCGCAATAAAATATTCATTGATGTAAAAGACTCCGGTAAGGGCATTCCTAAATCTCTCTTTAAAACAATTTTCCGTCCGGGCTTCAGCACCAAAAAAAGAGGCTGGGGGCTTGGATTGGCGCTCAGCAAGCGCATCATTGAACAATACCATAAAGGGAAAATATTTGTAAAAGAATCAGAACTGAATAAAGGCACAACTTTCCGCATTGTGTTATCCTCTTCGGACACCGGCAACACCTGA
- a CDS encoding glutamate dehydrogenase produces MITTKKIKAKKEFSFFKAVGDYFDRAASFTKIPKGLLEQIKACNSVYRMRFPVKLGNEYVVIEAYRAQHSHHRVPTKGGIRISSMVNQDEVMALAALMTYKCAIVDVPFGGAKGGIKISPRSVTPNQLQRIVRRYTAELIKKNFIGPGIDVPAPDYGSGEREMAWILDTYMSYNPGQLDGYACVTGKPVSQNGIRGRTEATGRGIMFGVREAVSIKEDMKKIGLEPGIEGKTVVVQGFGNVGYYSALFLHEQGAKIIAVSELEGAIYDPKGLDIPALYKHRQETGSILNFGKAKNLKDRYDALELPCDILVPAALENQIHEGNVDQIKAKIIAEGANGPVNPEAEEKLIKRGVLIIPDVYLNAGGVTVSYFEWLKNLSHVRFGRLQKRFDESSYMGILQAVEQLTGKSIPQKEKMMLARGAEEIDLVNSGLEETMIFAYHQIREIYKRNKGIKDLRTAAFLNAITKVADDYMAMGIFP; encoded by the coding sequence GTGATTACGACAAAAAAAATCAAAGCCAAAAAAGAATTTAGTTTCTTCAAGGCCGTAGGCGATTACTTTGATCGTGCAGCTTCCTTTACCAAAATCCCCAAGGGATTGCTGGAACAGATAAAAGCCTGTAACAGCGTTTACCGGATGCGGTTCCCTGTTAAGCTGGGCAATGAATATGTAGTAATAGAAGCTTACCGTGCTCAGCACAGTCATCATCGCGTGCCAACAAAAGGGGGTATTCGCATCAGTTCCATGGTGAATCAGGATGAGGTGATGGCACTTGCCGCTCTGATGACCTACAAATGTGCGATTGTAGATGTGCCTTTCGGAGGCGCAAAGGGCGGTATAAAAATCAGTCCGCGCAGCGTAACGCCCAATCAGCTGCAGAGAATTGTCAGGCGTTATACTGCTGAGTTAATCAAGAAAAACTTTATCGGGCCGGGTATAGACGTGCCGGCTCCTGATTACGGCTCAGGCGAAAGGGAAATGGCCTGGATCCTGGACACCTATATGTCTTACAATCCCGGTCAGCTGGACGGATATGCCTGTGTTACCGGAAAGCCTGTCAGCCAAAACGGTATACGGGGGCGCACAGAAGCTACCGGGCGAGGCATCATGTTCGGGGTACGTGAAGCCGTCAGCATTAAGGAAGACATGAAAAAAATCGGTCTGGAACCAGGCATTGAAGGCAAAACCGTTGTAGTGCAGGGGTTTGGTAACGTAGGCTATTACAGCGCCCTGTTTTTGCATGAACAGGGGGCAAAAATCATTGCAGTTTCAGAACTGGAGGGAGCTATTTACGACCCCAAAGGTCTGGACATTCCTGCACTCTACAAGCATCGGCAGGAGACCGGCTCCATTTTGAATTTCGGTAAGGCCAAAAATCTGAAAGATCGTTACGATGCGCTGGAGCTACCGTGCGATATTCTTGTGCCTGCTGCGCTGGAAAATCAAATTCATGAAGGCAATGTAGATCAGATTAAAGCTAAAATTATTGCAGAGGGGGCAAATGGCCCTGTCAATCCGGAGGCGGAAGAGAAACTTATCAAGCGTGGTGTTTTGATTATTCCCGATGTGTATCTTAATGCCGGGGGCGTGACAGTATCCTATTTTGAATGGTTGAAAAACCTTTCCCACGTGCGCTTTGGACGTTTGCAAAAGCGTTTTGACGAGAGTTCTTATATGGGTATTCTTCAGGCGGTGGAGCAGCTCACAGGCAAAAGCATTCCCCAGAAGGAAAAAATGATGCTTGCCCGCGGAGCCGAAGAGATTGACCTGGTTAACTCTGGGCTGGAGGAAACTATGATTTTTGCCTACCATCAGATTCGTGAAATTTACAAGCGCAACAAAGGCATCAAAGACCTGCGCACGGCTGCCTTTCTCAATGCTATAACAAAAGTGGCCGATGACTATATGGCTATGGGTATTTTCCCCTGA
- a CDS encoding restriction endonuclease subunit R: MKVILLNSVSGWIEEHRQLKSIYDPVRKKQVPAFPEEIVRQALIRYLMAEKGYPRTLMGVEVGIRVLELDKRCDLVVFKNVRPMMIAECKAPTVHISQSVLDQAARYNLALQVPYLMVSNGLTTLCSHIDFTSGKTIFLDQIPEYRAL; the protein is encoded by the coding sequence GTGAAAGTTATTCTTTTAAATTCAGTTTCCGGCTGGATAGAAGAGCATCGGCAATTGAAATCTATATATGATCCTGTAAGAAAGAAGCAGGTACCTGCCTTTCCGGAAGAAATTGTCAGACAAGCGCTCATTCGATATCTCATGGCGGAAAAGGGCTATCCACGAACGCTTATGGGTGTAGAGGTAGGCATTCGGGTATTGGAGCTTGACAAACGCTGTGACCTGGTTGTTTTTAAAAACGTCAGGCCGATGATGATTGCAGAGTGTAAGGCCCCTACTGTCCATATCAGCCAGAGTGTATTGGATCAGGCCGCCCGCTACAACCTCGCCCTACAAGTACCTTACCTCATGGTTTCCAACGGCCTGACCACTCTTTGTTCACACATTGATTTCACTTCGGGCAAAACCATCTTTTTAGACCAAATTCCGGAATACCGGGCGCTGTAG
- a CDS encoding transcriptional regulator, with the protein MGTAKLDEFTLKDNKTALYARALAHPARIAIIRLLLKKRTCICGEIVNELPLSQSTVSQHLHELKKAGLINGTIEGKRICYCLNEEEWKQAKLYLGGLLDTAVAKIKCC; encoded by the coding sequence ATGGGCACCGCCAAACTGGACGAGTTTACACTCAAAGACAATAAAACAGCCCTTTATGCCAGGGCGCTGGCACATCCCGCACGCATAGCCATAATCCGGTTGCTCCTGAAAAAGAGAACCTGCATCTGCGGAGAAATTGTAAATGAACTGCCACTGTCTCAATCCACAGTTTCACAACATCTGCATGAACTGAAAAAGGCCGGTTTGATCAACGGAACAATTGAGGGCAAGAGAATCTGCTATTGCCTGAATGAAGAGGAATGGAAACAAGCCAAACTATACCTCGGTGGACTACTGGATACTGCCGTTGCAAAAATTAAATGTTGTTAA
- the dapB gene encoding 4-hydroxy-tetrahydrodipicolinate reductase, protein MKIALIGYGKMGKAIEQETENWSDPLHPRPEIILRFHSRNRQDLVPENLRRADVAIEFTTPETAVENILKCFEAGIPVVCGTTGWQHRLPEVQERCKALNGTLFYASNFSIGVHVFFELNRLMARLMNTQTQYDVRLYEIHHTEKKDAPSGTAITLAEELIKIIDRKTKWVPPPASAPEELEIQSIREKDVPGIHGVTYHSDIDTIEITHTAHSRRGFALGALQAAMWVKGKKGIFGMKDLLSL, encoded by the coding sequence ATGAAAATAGCTTTAATCGGATACGGCAAAATGGGCAAAGCCATAGAGCAGGAAACAGAAAACTGGTCAGACCCTTTGCATCCCCGACCAGAAATCATCCTCAGATTCCACTCTCGTAACCGGCAGGACCTTGTCCCTGAAAACCTACGCAGGGCGGATGTTGCCATTGAATTCACCACACCTGAAACAGCTGTGGAGAATATTCTGAAATGTTTTGAGGCGGGTATTCCCGTGGTGTGTGGTACAACCGGCTGGCAGCATCGCCTTCCCGAGGTGCAGGAGCGCTGTAAAGCCCTGAACGGCACTTTGTTTTATGCTTCCAACTTCAGCATTGGCGTGCATGTGTTTTTTGAGCTCAACCGCCTGATGGCCAGGCTGATGAATACCCAAACCCAATATGATGTAAGACTGTATGAAATTCACCATACCGAAAAAAAAGACGCTCCCAGCGGAACGGCCATTACACTGGCCGAAGAGCTGATAAAAATCATAGACCGTAAAACGAAATGGGTGCCTCCTCCTGCTTCAGCTCCGGAAGAGCTGGAAATACAGTCAATACGAGAAAAGGATGTACCTGGCATTCATGGTGTAACCTATCACTCCGACATAGACACAATAGAAATCACACACACAGCGCACTCCCGCAGGGGATTCGCTTTGGGTGCGCTTCAGGCTGCAATGTGGGTTAAGGGGAAAAAGGGAATTTTCGGAATGAAAGACTTGCTGAGCCTGTGA